A stretch of Longimicrobium terrae DNA encodes these proteins:
- a CDS encoding HEAT repeat domain-containing protein, protein MDDWIARIRSRDAMVFEDTYHGERPSGSEVIPRLIAEMRSAADLYTRGKFAELLGEMGDASVVPYLIEELSCSDTRLWAVFALHKLGDAAGVRAAAACRIQHPEASRRLDS, encoded by the coding sequence TTGGATGATTGGATCGCGCGCATCCGCAGCCGGGATGCGATGGTGTTCGAGGATACCTATCACGGCGAGCGTCCGTCCGGCTCCGAAGTCATTCCCCGGCTTATCGCCGAAATGCGCTCGGCCGCGGATCTCTACACTCGAGGGAAGTTCGCCGAGTTGCTGGGCGAGATGGGCGATGCTTCCGTGGTCCCGTACCTGATCGAGGAACTCTCCTGCTCTGATACCCGGCTCTGGGCAGTGTTCGCTCTCCACAAACTCGGAGATGCGGCTGGAGTTCGGGCCGCGGCCGCGTGCCGTATACAGCATCCAGAAGCATCGCGGCGGCTGGATTCGTAA
- a CDS encoding YwqG family protein: MAVNSLALPLIEAGLAARADALTPLALPCVRFNASEAAAIIGGSRTGGLPDVPADFDWPVWRGVPLAFVGQMDLAGASRMVPGVLPEEGVLSFFYEPKQAAWGFDPEDRGAARVYWFPQVAGLRPMEPPQALPRHGRFLPAPLEEWPGVSWPRSSAPVVREIGMSSEEGDAYFEFWEEWDAGEGGRPRHQLLGHPIPVQGEMQLECQLVTAGIYCGGPEGYADPRRGELEPGAREWRLLAQFDSDGDAEMEWGDGGMLYYWIREADLAERRFDRVWAILQCS; this comes from the coding sequence ATGGCCGTGAATTCTCTTGCGCTGCCGCTGATCGAGGCCGGGCTGGCTGCCCGCGCCGACGCGCTCACGCCGCTCGCGCTGCCGTGCGTGCGGTTCAATGCCAGTGAGGCCGCCGCAATCATCGGCGGGTCCCGCACGGGCGGCCTTCCTGACGTCCCCGCGGATTTTGACTGGCCCGTGTGGCGCGGCGTTCCCCTGGCGTTTGTCGGCCAGATGGACCTTGCCGGGGCGAGCCGGATGGTTCCGGGCGTGCTGCCGGAGGAGGGCGTACTCTCGTTCTTCTACGAGCCGAAGCAGGCGGCCTGGGGCTTCGATCCCGAGGACCGGGGAGCCGCTCGCGTCTACTGGTTCCCCCAGGTGGCCGGCCTTCGTCCCATGGAACCGCCGCAGGCGCTGCCCCGGCACGGCAGGTTCCTCCCGGCTCCGCTGGAAGAATGGCCGGGTGTTTCGTGGCCGCGGTCGAGCGCGCCGGTGGTTCGGGAGATTGGAATGTCGAGCGAGGAGGGCGACGCCTACTTCGAGTTCTGGGAGGAGTGGGATGCGGGCGAGGGCGGCAGACCGCGCCACCAGCTGCTCGGGCACCCGATCCCGGTCCAGGGCGAGATGCAGCTGGAGTGTCAGCTCGTCACCGCGGGAATCTACTGCGGGGGGCCTGAAGGATACGCGGATCCACGGCGCGGCGAGCTGGAGCCGGGCGCGCGCGAGTGGCGCCTCCTTGCGCAGTTCGACTCGGATGGCGACGCGGAGATGGAGTGGGGCGATGGCGGGATGCTGTACTACTGGATCCGGGAGGCGGACCTGGCGGAGCGCCGCTTTGATCGCGTGTGGGCCATCCTCCAGTGCTCGTGA
- a CDS encoding antibiotic biosynthesis monooxygenase family protein — MIARTWHGRVPLSKAADYEAYLRETGLADYQRVDGNRGVYLLRRDEGDVTHFTTLTFWDSLDAIRAFAGPDYERARYYPEDDEYLLEREPFVTHYTVVEPSASVFTALPAN, encoded by the coding sequence ATGATCGCGCGCACCTGGCACGGACGCGTGCCGCTGAGCAAGGCGGCCGACTACGAGGCGTACCTGCGGGAGACGGGGCTGGCCGACTACCAGCGCGTGGATGGCAACCGCGGCGTGTACCTGCTGCGCCGCGACGAGGGCGACGTCACGCACTTCACGACGCTGACGTTCTGGGATTCGTTGGATGCGATCCGGGCGTTCGCCGGCCCCGACTACGAGAGGGCGCGCTACTATCCCGAGGACGACGAGTATCTACTGGAACGCGAGCCGTTCGTCACGCACTACACGGTCGTGGAGCCCTCGGCTTCGGTTTTCACGGCGCTTCCCGCCAACTGA
- a CDS encoding TIGR02677 family protein — MDTPERLLIDDLLMSRVNEVNYLVAPGTPAYRPIVRFFHQRYESGETGWLWPGEVAAFIRANHPHHPAYSDEECEAHLKQLEAWGVLTSEQDVNQARTIEEFVRAARRYQISETARVIESMVIRLAQQDGSRGSLDTTRLARLRDALFELGRVLADLDPARAPHDVLRRVEGLWNAADDARREMREQAVRYMRELEHDRMPTAADLVVFLKYKRMLRDYLDEFALGLKDFVERTRDLFDDWAAAGLDVRLAAALARNERERKADLRPEEEVRAVFEGQIRSMRGFSARGGDAEILQGRTTARVRGLVEQIERVVTERRNALNRARDLRLLAQAFRRAESDDDAHRLASAAFGWGTPRHMRAYNADAAAELDPGASVWLQPPWDVELRPRVRGNPSFRAVTPMADRGIQKAELRARVLEQKRAESRFWDTVFGDGDLALDGLALRSPGDRSRVVRLVRDCLRSPDRHVRLTDGSRVEILPPDDPRQIAEIAAPDGFLYLRAFRLRRTPSAP, encoded by the coding sequence ATGGACACGCCCGAGCGCCTGCTGATCGACGATCTGCTGATGAGCCGGGTGAACGAGGTGAACTACCTCGTCGCGCCGGGTACGCCGGCGTACCGCCCCATCGTCCGCTTCTTTCACCAGCGCTATGAGTCCGGCGAAACCGGCTGGCTGTGGCCGGGCGAGGTGGCCGCCTTCATCCGCGCGAATCATCCCCATCACCCCGCGTACTCGGACGAGGAGTGCGAGGCGCACCTGAAACAGCTGGAGGCGTGGGGCGTCCTGACGTCGGAGCAGGACGTCAACCAGGCGCGGACGATCGAGGAGTTCGTGCGGGCGGCGCGGCGCTACCAGATCAGCGAAACGGCGCGCGTAATTGAGTCGATGGTCATCCGCCTGGCGCAGCAGGATGGGTCGCGCGGGTCGCTGGACACCACGCGCCTCGCCCGCCTGCGCGACGCGCTCTTTGAACTTGGCCGCGTGCTGGCGGATCTGGATCCCGCGCGCGCCCCGCACGACGTCCTCCGGCGCGTGGAAGGATTGTGGAACGCGGCGGACGACGCGCGGCGGGAAATGCGCGAGCAGGCCGTGCGCTACATGCGCGAGCTGGAGCACGACCGCATGCCCACCGCGGCGGATCTGGTCGTATTCCTCAAGTACAAGCGGATGCTGCGCGACTATCTGGACGAGTTCGCGCTCGGCCTCAAGGACTTTGTGGAGCGCACGCGCGACCTGTTCGACGACTGGGCCGCCGCCGGGCTGGACGTGCGCCTCGCGGCCGCGCTCGCCCGCAACGAGCGCGAGCGCAAAGCCGATCTGCGGCCGGAAGAGGAAGTCCGCGCCGTATTCGAGGGACAGATCCGCTCGATGCGCGGCTTTTCGGCCCGCGGCGGCGACGCGGAGATCCTCCAGGGGCGCACCACCGCGCGCGTTCGCGGCCTGGTGGAGCAGATCGAGCGCGTGGTGACGGAGCGGCGCAACGCCCTGAACCGCGCCCGCGATCTGCGCCTGCTGGCCCAAGCCTTTCGCCGCGCGGAATCGGATGATGACGCGCACCGGCTCGCGTCCGCCGCGTTCGGGTGGGGCACGCCGCGCCACATGCGCGCCTACAACGCCGATGCCGCGGCGGAGCTGGACCCCGGCGCCTCCGTCTGGCTGCAGCCGCCGTGGGACGTGGAGCTTCGGCCGCGGGTGCGGGGAAATCCCAGCTTTCGCGCGGTCACGCCCATGGCGGATCGCGGCATCCAGAAAGCGGAACTCCGCGCGCGCGTGCTGGAGCAGAAGCGGGCGGAGTCGCGCTTCTGGGATACCGTCTTCGGCGATGGCGATCTGGCGCTGGACGGCCTCGCGCTGCGCTCGCCGGGCGACCGCTCGCGCGTGGTGCGCCTGGTGCGCGACTGCCTGCGCTCCCCCGACCGCCACGTGCGCCTGACGGACGGATCGCGCGTGGAGATCCTGCCGCCGGACGATCCGCGGCAGATCGCGGAGATCGCCGCGCCGGACGGCTTTCTGTACCTCCGCGCCTTTCGCCTGCGCCGCACGCCCTCCGCGCCATGA